The proteins below come from a single Rosa rugosa chromosome 2, drRosRugo1.1, whole genome shotgun sequence genomic window:
- the LOC133729593 gene encoding small ribosomal subunit protein uS5c isoform X1: MAMTTASSTLSSFSSLSLHTSPRLTLLPFTATNTSLTKLKSSISFFLSSSPRLTTTTCNAEQPEIETTFFDNDDPEYEAVFEPPEAPEGFVPPPSFDEGSLETEDEVAAAYEELYGAAYSGMSVLGNDIYVMDAKVKKLGAFGKLKKEKIRDGFEERVVQVRRVTKVVKGGKQLHFRAVVVVGDKQGNVGVGVGKAKEVIGAVQKSAVNARRNIITVPMTKYLTFPHRSEGDYGAAKVMLRPASPGTGVIAGGSVRIVLEMAGVENALGKQLGSKNALNNARATVVAVQKMRQFREVALDRGIPMEELWK, encoded by the exons ATGGCCATGACCACAGCCTCCTCaactctctcttccttctcctccCTCTCCCTCCACACCTCTCCACGCCTCACTCTCCTCCCTTTCACCGCCACGAACACTTCCCTGACCAAACTCAAGTCTTCcatttctttcttcctctcttcctctccacGCCTCACCACCACTACATGCAATGCCGAACAACCCGAGATAGAGACCACCTTCTTCGACAACGACGACCCGGAGTACGAGGCCGTCTTCGAGCCGCCGGAGGCCCCGGAAGGCTTCGTCCCGCCGCCCTCCTTCGACGAGGGGTCGTTAGAGACGGAGGACGAAGTAGCCGCGGCTTACGAGGAGCTCTACGGCGCCGCCTACAGCGGCATGAGCGTTCTCGGGAACGACATCTATGTGATGGACGCCAAGGTGAAGAAGCTGGGCGCTTTTGGGAagttgaagaaggagaagatcagagATGGCTTTGAGGAGAGAGTGGTCCAGGTGAGGAGGGTGACTAAGGTTGTGAAAGGAGGGAAGCAGTTGCATTTTAGGGCTGTAGTGGTGGTGGGTGACAAGCAAGGCAATGTGGGTGTTGGTGTGGGAAAGGCCAAGGAGGTCATTGGAGCTGTTCAAAAGTCTGCTGTCAATGCTAGGAGGAACATCATCACTGTGCCCATGACTAAGTACTTGACCTTTCCTCACAG ATCTGAGGGAGATTATGGAGCAGCCAAAGTGATGCTTAGACCTGCTTCTCCTGGTACTGGAGTTATTGCTGGAGGGTCCGTGAGAATTGTTCTAGAAATGGCAGGTGTTGAAAATGCTCTAGGAAAGCAACTTGGAAGTAAGAATGCTCTCAACAATGCCAGAGCCACCGTAGTTGCAGTACAGAAAATGAGACAGTTCCGTGAAGTCGCACTTGACCGTGGGATTCCAATGGAAGAGCTTTGGAAATGA
- the LOC133729593 gene encoding small ribosomal subunit protein uS5c isoform X2 — translation MAITTTSSSLSSLSSLSLNSSPHHSLLPFTISFPKAPKPISLFLSSPRPTTPIPIPNAEPPHIETTFFSTDDPEYDAVFDPPEPPEGFVPPPSFDDEPLETEEQIAKAYEELYGPAYSGVSVLGNDVYVMDSKVRKLGAFGKVKKEKIRDGFEERVVEVRRVTKVVKGGKQLHFRVIVVVGDKRGCVGVGVGKAKEVIDGVQKAAVNARRNIVTVPMTKYLTFPHRSEGDYGAAKVMLRPASPGTGVIAGGSVRIVLEMAGVENALGKQLGSKNALNNARATVVAVQKMRQFREVALDRGIPMEELWK, via the exons ATGGCCATCACCACAACCTCctcatctctctcttccctctcctccctctccctcAACTCTTCTCCACACCATTCCCTCCTCCCTTTCACCATTTCCTTCCCCAAAGCCCCAAAACccatctctctcttcctctcctctcCACGACCCACCAcccccatccccatccccaatgCCGAACCACCCCACATCGAAACCACCTTCTTCTCCACCGACGACCCCGAATACGACGCCGTCTTCGACCCCCCGGAGCCCCCGGAAGGCTTCGTCCCGCCGCCCTCCTTCGACGACGAGCCGTTGGAGACAGAGGAGCAAATCGCCAAAGCTTACGAGGAGCTCTACGGGCCGGCCTACAGCGGCGTCAGCGTTCTGGGCAATGACGTGTACGTGATGGACTCGAAGGTGAGAAAGTTGGGTGCTTTTGGGaaagtgaagaaggagaagattcGAGATGGGTTTGAGGAGAGAGTGGTGGAGGTGAGGAGAGTGACCAAGGTTGTGAAAGGAGGGAAGCAATTGCATTTCAGGGTTATAGTGGTGGTGGGTGACAAGAGAGGTtgtgtgggtgtgggtgtgggCAAGGCTAAGGAGGTTATTGATGGGGTTCAGAAGGCTGCTGTCAATGCTAGGAGGAACATTGTCACTGTCCCCATGACCAAGTACTTGACTTTTCCTCATAG ATCTGAGGGAGATTATGGAGCAGCCAAAGTGATGCTTAGACCTGCTTCTCCTGGTACTGGAGTTATTGCTGGAGGGTCCGTGAGAATTGTTCTAGAAATGGCAGGTGTTGAAAATGCTCTAGGAAAGCAACTTGGAAGTAAGAATGCTCTCAACAATGCCAGAGCCACCGTAGTTGCAGTACAGAAAATGAGACAGTTCCGTGAAGTCGCACTTGACCGTGGGATTCCAATGGAAGAGCTTTGGAAATGA
- the LOC133733830 gene encoding transcriptional corepressor LEUNIG_HOMOLOG-like isoform X1, translating into MANSSGRVDFWDAEKMLDLYLHDYMVKKNMHSTAEIFRREADVYSESPVVIDTKEGFLNEWWTLFYDVYSSRTQLKHQDQAKVEAPVQERRENEQQRKHPRVPEDLPRVPTAPLATKQKRSRRTPRTRSIDYFSKWLGIPGGDFGPNLHPLRVNDLNISKSLATSSSPLHQQLLKNIAQMQQVQDNRNVISFSRTNNIGSKVFGLHNSLLPLTGAQDAGISGVQPGPQIGRPLKVVSAALQAPNHQQLIETSTAEHQHPPLSDQMVGRLLRQIAEPQQQPDQQQLLEDDRERRTASGAGDSHLENTSANEDVPVEENTESFLSYEDDSAAGGTSTPFKASKRRGGKKKHERGFKFEEICSLHSSMAKVVCCHFSSNGTLLASAGHEKKQVLIWNMETFDVVKTFEEHSHLITDVRFRPNSTTFATSSFDRNVKIWDAAKPSESISKLEGHNEHVMSVDFHPRKFNLLSSCDSNDEIRLWNVNQSKCTRMFKGATKQVRFQPRFGKYLAAASGNSVNTFDVETASFDLYSKGSGHAKDVLSICWDTSGKYLASVSEDSARIWSTASSGKCIYELHSNGNKFQSCTFHPGYSLLLIIGCYESLELWSPSESNKTMTVPAHKGLVAALASSPKTDMVASGSHDQVVKLWK; encoded by the exons ATGGCCAATTCTTCGGGCCGTGTTGACTTCTGGGATGCTGAAAAGAT GCTTGATCTTTATCTGCACGATTATATGGTGAAGAAGAATATGCACTCCACTGCTGAAATTTTCAGGAGAGAAGCTGATGTCTATTCTGAAAGTCCTGTTG ttattGATACCAAGGAGGGGTTCTTAAATGAATGGTGGACTTTGTTTTATGATGTGTATTCGTCTAGGACACAATTGAAGCATCAAGATCAGGCCAAGGTTGAAGCACCGGTTCAG GAAAGGAGAGAGAATGAGCAGCAACGTAAACATCCAAGAGTGCCTGAAGATTTACCAAGAGTGCCTACTGCACCTTTAGCAACCAAGCAAAAGAGGTCTCGACGAACGCCTAGGACCAGGAGTATTGACTACTTTAGTAAGTGGTTGGGGATACCAGGTGGAGATTTTGGACCCAATTTGCATCCGCTTCGTGTCAATGATCTGAATATCTCAAAGTCACTTGCAACCAGTTCAAG CCCTCTGCATCAGCAACTCCTCAAGAATATTGCTCAAATGCAG CAAGTGCAGGACAACAGAAATGTCATTAGCTTCAGCAGGACTAACAACATTGGCTCTAAGGTTTTTGGACTGCATAACTCCTTACTCCCACTAACTGGAGCTCAGGATGCAG GTATAAGCGGAGTTCAACCTGGACCACAAATTGGAAGGCCTTTAAAA GTAGTAAGCGCAGCTTTGCAGGCTCCAAACCACCAACAACTGATTGAGACATCAACAGCAGAACATCAGCATCCACCTTTGAGTGATCAG ATGGTGGGTCGCCTCTTGAGACAAATTGCAGAGCCCCAGCAACAACCTGATCAGCAGCAGTTACTAGAG GATGACAGAGAGAGGAGGACAGCATCAGGAGCAGGAGACAGTCATTTG GAAAATACGAGTGCTAATGAAGATGTCCCTGTGGAAGAAAATACCGAGTCTTTCTTGTCCTATGAGGATGACAGTGCTGCTGGTGGTACAAGCACTCCATTCAAGGCTTCAAAGCGTCGTGGTGGGAAAAAAAAGCACGAAAGGG GCTTCAAGTTCGAAGAAATTTGTTCTCTCCATTCAAGCATGGCTAAGGTTGTATGCTGCCATTTTTCATCAAATGGGACGTTGTTAGCTAGTGCAGGGCATGAAAAAAAG CAGGTTCTGATTTGGAACATGGAAACTTTTGATGTTGTTAAAACTTTCGAAGAGCATTCTCATCTCATTACAGATGTACGGTTTAGACCAAATTCAACAACGTTTGCAACATCTTCGTTTGATAGAAATGTGAAGATATGGGATGCAGCCAAA CCAAGTGAATCAATATCCAAGCTTGAAGGGCACAATGAGCATGTAATGTCAGTGGATTTTCACCCAAGGAAGTTCAATCTCCTTTCATCATGCGATAGTAACGATGAAATCCGACTGTGGAATGTCAACCAATCTAAGTGCACACGCATGTTTAAG GGAGCAACTAAACAAGTCAGATTCCAGCCTCGATTTGGAAAATATTTGGCTGCTGCTTCAGGAAATAGTGTCAATACTTTTGATGTTGAGACTGCCAGTTTCGACTTGTATTCGAAG GGATCTGGACATGCCAAAGATGTCCTTTCAATTTGCTGGGATACAAGTGGGAAGTATCTTGCCTCTGTTAGTGAAGACAGTGCACGGATTTGGTCAACTGCATCAAGCGGAAAATGCATATATGAACTCCACTCAAATGGCAACAAATTCCAATCATGCACATTTCATCCTGGATATTCACTACTCTTGATCATTGGTTGTTACGAG TCCCTTGAGTTGTGGAGTCCAAGTGAGAGCAATAAAACTATGACTGTTCCAGCGCACAAGGGGCTAGTTGCTGCACTGGCGTCATCCCCAAAGACTGATATGGTTGCCTCAGGGAGCCATGATCAGGTCGTCAAACTATGGAAATGA
- the LOC133733830 gene encoding transcriptional corepressor LEUNIG_HOMOLOG-like isoform X2, with protein sequence MANSSGRVDFWDAEKMLDLYLHDYMVKKNMHSTAEIFRREADVYSESPVVIDTKEGFLNEWWTLFYDVYSSRTQLKHQDQAKVEAPVQERRENEQQRKHPRVPEDLPRVPTAPLATKQKRSRRTPRTRSIDYFSKWLGIPGGDFGPNLHPLRVNDLNISKSLATSSSPLHQQLLKNIAQMQQVQDNRNVISFSRTNNIGSKVFGLHNSLLPLTGAQDAGISGVQPGPQIGRPLKVVSAALQAPNHQQLIETSTAEHQHPPLSDQMVGRLLRQIAEPQQQPDQQQLLEDDRERRTASGAGDSHLENTSANEDVPVEENTESFLSYEDDSAAGGTSTPFKASKRRGGKKKHERGFKFEEICSLHSSMAKVVCCHFSSNGTLLASAGHEKKVLIWNMETFDVVKTFEEHSHLITDVRFRPNSTTFATSSFDRNVKIWDAAKPSESISKLEGHNEHVMSVDFHPRKFNLLSSCDSNDEIRLWNVNQSKCTRMFKGATKQVRFQPRFGKYLAAASGNSVNTFDVETASFDLYSKGSGHAKDVLSICWDTSGKYLASVSEDSARIWSTASSGKCIYELHSNGNKFQSCTFHPGYSLLLIIGCYESLELWSPSESNKTMTVPAHKGLVAALASSPKTDMVASGSHDQVVKLWK encoded by the exons ATGGCCAATTCTTCGGGCCGTGTTGACTTCTGGGATGCTGAAAAGAT GCTTGATCTTTATCTGCACGATTATATGGTGAAGAAGAATATGCACTCCACTGCTGAAATTTTCAGGAGAGAAGCTGATGTCTATTCTGAAAGTCCTGTTG ttattGATACCAAGGAGGGGTTCTTAAATGAATGGTGGACTTTGTTTTATGATGTGTATTCGTCTAGGACACAATTGAAGCATCAAGATCAGGCCAAGGTTGAAGCACCGGTTCAG GAAAGGAGAGAGAATGAGCAGCAACGTAAACATCCAAGAGTGCCTGAAGATTTACCAAGAGTGCCTACTGCACCTTTAGCAACCAAGCAAAAGAGGTCTCGACGAACGCCTAGGACCAGGAGTATTGACTACTTTAGTAAGTGGTTGGGGATACCAGGTGGAGATTTTGGACCCAATTTGCATCCGCTTCGTGTCAATGATCTGAATATCTCAAAGTCACTTGCAACCAGTTCAAG CCCTCTGCATCAGCAACTCCTCAAGAATATTGCTCAAATGCAG CAAGTGCAGGACAACAGAAATGTCATTAGCTTCAGCAGGACTAACAACATTGGCTCTAAGGTTTTTGGACTGCATAACTCCTTACTCCCACTAACTGGAGCTCAGGATGCAG GTATAAGCGGAGTTCAACCTGGACCACAAATTGGAAGGCCTTTAAAA GTAGTAAGCGCAGCTTTGCAGGCTCCAAACCACCAACAACTGATTGAGACATCAACAGCAGAACATCAGCATCCACCTTTGAGTGATCAG ATGGTGGGTCGCCTCTTGAGACAAATTGCAGAGCCCCAGCAACAACCTGATCAGCAGCAGTTACTAGAG GATGACAGAGAGAGGAGGACAGCATCAGGAGCAGGAGACAGTCATTTG GAAAATACGAGTGCTAATGAAGATGTCCCTGTGGAAGAAAATACCGAGTCTTTCTTGTCCTATGAGGATGACAGTGCTGCTGGTGGTACAAGCACTCCATTCAAGGCTTCAAAGCGTCGTGGTGGGAAAAAAAAGCACGAAAGGG GCTTCAAGTTCGAAGAAATTTGTTCTCTCCATTCAAGCATGGCTAAGGTTGTATGCTGCCATTTTTCATCAAATGGGACGTTGTTAGCTAGTGCAGGGCATGAAAAAAAG GTTCTGATTTGGAACATGGAAACTTTTGATGTTGTTAAAACTTTCGAAGAGCATTCTCATCTCATTACAGATGTACGGTTTAGACCAAATTCAACAACGTTTGCAACATCTTCGTTTGATAGAAATGTGAAGATATGGGATGCAGCCAAA CCAAGTGAATCAATATCCAAGCTTGAAGGGCACAATGAGCATGTAATGTCAGTGGATTTTCACCCAAGGAAGTTCAATCTCCTTTCATCATGCGATAGTAACGATGAAATCCGACTGTGGAATGTCAACCAATCTAAGTGCACACGCATGTTTAAG GGAGCAACTAAACAAGTCAGATTCCAGCCTCGATTTGGAAAATATTTGGCTGCTGCTTCAGGAAATAGTGTCAATACTTTTGATGTTGAGACTGCCAGTTTCGACTTGTATTCGAAG GGATCTGGACATGCCAAAGATGTCCTTTCAATTTGCTGGGATACAAGTGGGAAGTATCTTGCCTCTGTTAGTGAAGACAGTGCACGGATTTGGTCAACTGCATCAAGCGGAAAATGCATATATGAACTCCACTCAAATGGCAACAAATTCCAATCATGCACATTTCATCCTGGATATTCACTACTCTTGATCATTGGTTGTTACGAG TCCCTTGAGTTGTGGAGTCCAAGTGAGAGCAATAAAACTATGACTGTTCCAGCGCACAAGGGGCTAGTTGCTGCACTGGCGTCATCCCCAAAGACTGATATGGTTGCCTCAGGGAGCCATGATCAGGTCGTCAAACTATGGAAATGA
- the LOC133733830 gene encoding transcriptional corepressor LEUNIG_HOMOLOG-like isoform X3, protein MANSSGRVDFWDAEKMLDLYLHDYMVKKNMHSTAEIFRREADVYSESPVVIDTKEGFLNEWWTLFYDVYSSRTQLKHQDQAKVEAPVQERRENEQQRKHPRVPEDLPRVPTAPLATKQKRSRRTPRTRSIDYFSKWLGIPGGDFGPNLHPLRVNDLNISKSLATSSSPLHQQLLKNIAQMQDNRNVISFSRTNNIGSKVFGLHNSLLPLTGAQDAGISGVQPGPQIGRPLKVVSAALQAPNHQQLIETSTAEHQHPPLSDQMVGRLLRQIAEPQQQPDQQQLLEDDRERRTASGAGDSHLENTSANEDVPVEENTESFLSYEDDSAAGGTSTPFKASKRRGGKKKHERGFKFEEICSLHSSMAKVVCCHFSSNGTLLASAGHEKKQVLIWNMETFDVVKTFEEHSHLITDVRFRPNSTTFATSSFDRNVKIWDAAKPSESISKLEGHNEHVMSVDFHPRKFNLLSSCDSNDEIRLWNVNQSKCTRMFKGATKQVRFQPRFGKYLAAASGNSVNTFDVETASFDLYSKGSGHAKDVLSICWDTSGKYLASVSEDSARIWSTASSGKCIYELHSNGNKFQSCTFHPGYSLLLIIGCYESLELWSPSESNKTMTVPAHKGLVAALASSPKTDMVASGSHDQVVKLWK, encoded by the exons ATGGCCAATTCTTCGGGCCGTGTTGACTTCTGGGATGCTGAAAAGAT GCTTGATCTTTATCTGCACGATTATATGGTGAAGAAGAATATGCACTCCACTGCTGAAATTTTCAGGAGAGAAGCTGATGTCTATTCTGAAAGTCCTGTTG ttattGATACCAAGGAGGGGTTCTTAAATGAATGGTGGACTTTGTTTTATGATGTGTATTCGTCTAGGACACAATTGAAGCATCAAGATCAGGCCAAGGTTGAAGCACCGGTTCAG GAAAGGAGAGAGAATGAGCAGCAACGTAAACATCCAAGAGTGCCTGAAGATTTACCAAGAGTGCCTACTGCACCTTTAGCAACCAAGCAAAAGAGGTCTCGACGAACGCCTAGGACCAGGAGTATTGACTACTTTAGTAAGTGGTTGGGGATACCAGGTGGAGATTTTGGACCCAATTTGCATCCGCTTCGTGTCAATGATCTGAATATCTCAAAGTCACTTGCAACCAGTTCAAG CCCTCTGCATCAGCAACTCCTCAAGAATATTGCTCAAATGCAG GACAACAGAAATGTCATTAGCTTCAGCAGGACTAACAACATTGGCTCTAAGGTTTTTGGACTGCATAACTCCTTACTCCCACTAACTGGAGCTCAGGATGCAG GTATAAGCGGAGTTCAACCTGGACCACAAATTGGAAGGCCTTTAAAA GTAGTAAGCGCAGCTTTGCAGGCTCCAAACCACCAACAACTGATTGAGACATCAACAGCAGAACATCAGCATCCACCTTTGAGTGATCAG ATGGTGGGTCGCCTCTTGAGACAAATTGCAGAGCCCCAGCAACAACCTGATCAGCAGCAGTTACTAGAG GATGACAGAGAGAGGAGGACAGCATCAGGAGCAGGAGACAGTCATTTG GAAAATACGAGTGCTAATGAAGATGTCCCTGTGGAAGAAAATACCGAGTCTTTCTTGTCCTATGAGGATGACAGTGCTGCTGGTGGTACAAGCACTCCATTCAAGGCTTCAAAGCGTCGTGGTGGGAAAAAAAAGCACGAAAGGG GCTTCAAGTTCGAAGAAATTTGTTCTCTCCATTCAAGCATGGCTAAGGTTGTATGCTGCCATTTTTCATCAAATGGGACGTTGTTAGCTAGTGCAGGGCATGAAAAAAAG CAGGTTCTGATTTGGAACATGGAAACTTTTGATGTTGTTAAAACTTTCGAAGAGCATTCTCATCTCATTACAGATGTACGGTTTAGACCAAATTCAACAACGTTTGCAACATCTTCGTTTGATAGAAATGTGAAGATATGGGATGCAGCCAAA CCAAGTGAATCAATATCCAAGCTTGAAGGGCACAATGAGCATGTAATGTCAGTGGATTTTCACCCAAGGAAGTTCAATCTCCTTTCATCATGCGATAGTAACGATGAAATCCGACTGTGGAATGTCAACCAATCTAAGTGCACACGCATGTTTAAG GGAGCAACTAAACAAGTCAGATTCCAGCCTCGATTTGGAAAATATTTGGCTGCTGCTTCAGGAAATAGTGTCAATACTTTTGATGTTGAGACTGCCAGTTTCGACTTGTATTCGAAG GGATCTGGACATGCCAAAGATGTCCTTTCAATTTGCTGGGATACAAGTGGGAAGTATCTTGCCTCTGTTAGTGAAGACAGTGCACGGATTTGGTCAACTGCATCAAGCGGAAAATGCATATATGAACTCCACTCAAATGGCAACAAATTCCAATCATGCACATTTCATCCTGGATATTCACTACTCTTGATCATTGGTTGTTACGAG TCCCTTGAGTTGTGGAGTCCAAGTGAGAGCAATAAAACTATGACTGTTCCAGCGCACAAGGGGCTAGTTGCTGCACTGGCGTCATCCCCAAAGACTGATATGGTTGCCTCAGGGAGCCATGATCAGGTCGTCAAACTATGGAAATGA
- the LOC133729595 gene encoding uncharacterized protein LOC133729595, whose translation MANKQSQEGENISSAQAVFLGALAPGVNAPTWTTLRLAFVMLGVCLAVMLGLAFSSSDSWLLLHVAFLVLITMTLFLLLSWFLSQTGLVSVEHQIREIGLAPTDQDTSRKNSMKIEEKAL comes from the exons atggccaataaacaatcacaagaaggaGAAAATATTTCATCTGCACAAGCAGTCTTTCTCGGGGCTTTAGCTCCTGGTGTAAAC GCTCCCACATGGACAACTCTGAGACTAGCGTTTGTGATGCTGGGTGTATGCCTTGCTGTGATGCTGGGCTTGGCTTTCTCCTCTAGTGACTCTTGGTTGCTTCTTCATGTTGCATTCTTGGTCCTCATCACTATGACTCTCTTCTTGCTTCTTAGCTG GTTTCTTTCGCAGACTGGTTTGGTTTCTGTGGAACATCAAATCCGTGAGATAGGCTTAGCGCCAACTGATCAAGATACAAGCAGAAAAAACAGCATGAAGATTGAGGAGAAAGCCCTTTAA